Genomic DNA from Hymenobacter jejuensis:
GAATACTGAGCAACTGACCCATATTCAGGGGCAGTTTATCTTCGAAAGAAACCTGGTTTTCTTTTAGGAATTCGACCAGAAAACGGAAGGTAAACAACAGCACTACAAACAGCCCGAACAGCAAGCCACGAGGCGTGCGCTCTTTCGTGCGGTTCCACATGCCGTAGAGCAGAATCAGCAGAAATATGCAGAACAGCGATTCGTAAATCTGGGTTGGGTGCCGCAACTCGTTGGGAATGTTGGTCAGCTCGTTGTGAATCTCGTTGTAGCGCGCAAATTTGAATGCCCACGGCACATCGGTCACGCGGCCAATGATCTCGGAGTTAAACAGGTTACCCAATCGGATCAGGGCGCCGCCTGAAGCGACCACAATTACAATGCGGTCGAGCACCCACAGGTAATCGAACTTGTTATTGCGCGCGAACAGCCAGGTAGCCAACAAGATGCCAATAGTAGCCCCGTGGCTGGCCAGCCCGCCTTCCCAGATCTTGAGAATGTCGAGCGGGTGCTTTAAGTAATAGTCGGGATCGTAAAACAAACAGTGGCCCAACCGCGCGCCAATTATGGTCCCAACCAGCATGTAGATGGTAATGACATCTACCCACCGCGGCGATACCTTTTCCGATTTGTAAATGTGCGTCAGGATGAACGTCCCCACCACAAAGCCCGACATGAACAGCAACCCGTACCAGCGCAACGTGAGCGGTCCGAGTTTGGCAATGATGGGCGAGGCCGTCCAGGTAATATAGGCAAGCAGGCTCATAGAAAAAGAGAAAGGAAATGGAAGGCCGAAAGTACGGAAACCCAGCCGGTTTATGGGGCAAACGCTACAGCGCCGCGAGTTCTTCGTGAAAGCCCCCGCTCAGGATCGGGAAGCGGAGCCACGAGCGCGGGTCCACGTTGTAGTCGTCGAGGTGGAAGGCAGGAGCGTAACGTTCGCGCTTCCACTGATTGCGTGCCCACAGCGAATAAAACCGCTTGACGTAGGTTTTGAGCTGCTCGGGGTCCTGCGCGGGGTCTTCCTCAATAAGGGTATTAAGTACTTGCTTGGGACTGAGGCGATTATAAAAAGCCAGCCGCTCGATGCGGTTGAGCAGCACGTAAGGCATCAGGTCGCGCTCGTCGGTTTGTTTGTCGGCGAGGGGGCGCAGCTCGGCCGTAGGCTGCAACGCATTGACGTGGCGAAGTGCTACATATCCCAACTCTTTTTCAGCCCAGCGCAGCCATTTCTTCACAAAATCTTTGTCGACATCCGCAATGGGCGAGATGCTGCCGGCCGTGTCGCCGTCCATGGTACAGTACCCAACGGAAGCTTCCGAGCGGTTGGACGTTGTAATTAATAGACAGTTTAACACATTGGTTAGCAACCAGATACCCGGAGCTCGCACCCGCGCCTGGATATTTTGCAGAGCCAAATCATCGGTCTGCCATTCTAGGGGGCGGTCCAAGGCCTGCTCGATTTTGCTTACGTAGCCACTTACTTCGTCGTCGATGGTCCAGTTGAAGAACACGGCCCCAAGCGAATCAGCGAGCTCCTTTGCCGATTGCTGGGTGTCATCCGAAGAATTGACAGTGCCTTGATAAGCGCAGGTCAGCAACCGCCGCACGAGCTGCAGATTGTCAGTTGGGTCTTCCTCAGTGGCAGGTGCCGTTTCCACTTGCTGAGGCGCCGGGCCGCCGGCACCCACCTGGGCCACAACTTTCTCAACGGCCGAAAAACAGCCGCTACGCCGTTTAAATTCTTCCACGCCTAGCTCCGCCACTCCTAGTCGCACCATTTCGGCTACGGCTACGGCGCACATGCAGGAGTCGGCACCGCCGCTGAGCGACAGCACAAAACCCCGGCTGCGGCTTTTGCGCATGTAATCGAACAGAGCTAAGCTCAGGGCTTGGTTGAGTTCACGGTATTCGTCGGGTGTGGGCAGCGGCACGATGGATTCGGCTACGGGTTGCTCCGTCGAAAAATCGACGTCGACGCATTCTACATCCACTTCTTTAAAGCTCAACAACTGATTACGCGTCAGCAAATGCCCATTGCGCGCAACCAGTATCTCGCCGTCATAAATCATGCGGCCGGCCTCATTGCCCAGCAGGTTGGCGTAGAGATACGTGCAGCGAAAATTGCGTGAAGCATTGAGGACGAGGTTGTAGCGCACGTCCGTCTTGCTCATTGCGAAGTGGCTGGCCGACGGATTGACAATCAAATCAACCCGGCCCATGAGCCGGCAGGCCGGACGCTCGTTGTCGGGCCGCCACGCATCCTCGCAAATCTCAAAACCGAAACGAACCCCCTTGTGCTCAAATACCAAGTCTCCGATGGGCCACTCCTGGCCTTGCCAGCTCACAATGCCCGTTTCGCCCGCGCGCCACGACGTAAACCAGCGCGGCTCGTAGTGGACGCCATCGTTGGCCAAAAATTGCTTCGCCGCGAAACCCAGGATTTCGCCGTCGCGCAGCACGCACGAAGTATTGTAGGTTCGGCCAGCGAGACGAATGGGCAAGCCTACGCACACCAGAATTCCTTGCGTACAGCTTCTGATTTGCTGTAAGTATTCAAGCGCCTCTGCCGAAAGCCAATCGTGCAGAAATAAGTCCTCGCAACCGTAACCCGTCAGGCATAGCTCCGGCAGGCACAGCAAGTCAACGCCCGCCGCTTTTGCCTGCTCGATTGCCTCACAGATGGTGCGAAGGTTGTGTTTCCAGTCGATTGGGATTTGGTTGAGGGCGGCGCCGGCAATTCTCATAAGGCAGGAGGAAAAGAAGCGAAATACTATCAGAGATTAACCGCAAAGCCTCTCCTGGGGTTGCGCTTTCCGCCGCAAGCTTTCCGCAGAACGTTGGGCAGCCAAGCTACCAGCAAGAATACCTATACCTATATAACCACTTGATAATCAAGTATCTGTATAGATATACCTTAAATACCTAGTGCTTCGAGGGCTCGTTCGGCGGCGGTTTGCTCGGCTTGTTTCTTTGATAAGCCCATGCCCATTGCCACGGCTTCGTTGTCGAGGAGAACGGTTGCCGAAAACTCCATCACCCCACCTGGCCGTGGTTGTCCCGAAATATCGTAGCGCAGGGATTTCCCCTCACGCTGCGCCCATTCGATAAGCTTACTTTTGAAGTTGGTGGTAGTCAGCGTCAGAGACTTTACGTCAACAAACGGCTTGATCAGCCTGCCGAGCACGAATTTTCGCGCCGATTTATAGCCTTGATCGAGGTAAATGGCGCCGACTAGCGCCTCTAAAGCATTGCCATTGACCGAGCGCGAACGCGCCGCGCGGCCTTGACCTGGATCTAGCTGCACCAGTTTATCCAAGCCCAACTTCAAAGCTAACTGATTGAGGCTCTCGCGATTAACAATACGAGAGCGCATTTCGGTCAGGAAACCTTCTTGCTCGTACGGGAATTTGCGGAATAAATATTCTGCTACCACCGCGCCCAGTACGGCATCGCCGAGGAATTCCAAGCGTTCGTTGGACTGATGCCGCGCAGTATCGCCCTGTTGACGCACTACTGACGAGTGCGTGAATGCTAAATGGTAGAGGCGAATATTATCGGGTGTGCTGCCCGTGACGGTGGCAATAGCTTGCCGAAAAGCCCGGTCTTGCCCCAGCAGCCGCCGGAAGAAACCGAACAGCGGAAGTGGCTGACCGGGCTTTGGCATTAGTCGCGGAATTTGCGAAACAGCACCGACGTATTATGGCCGCCGAAGCCGAAAGTATTACTCAACGCTACGTTTACGTCGCGCTTCTGCGCCACGTTGAACGTGAAATTTAACCGCGAATCCAGCTCGGGATCGTCGGTCGTGTGATTGATGGTCGGGGGAATGACGCCGTTCTGAATAGCCAGAATGGCCGCAATGGCCTCAATAGCGCCGGCCCCGCCCAGCAAGTGCCCCGTCATACTCTTGGTAGAGCTGATGTTGAGGTTGTAAGCATGTTCGCCAAACACGTGCTGAATGGCTTTTACTTCGGCAATGTCGCCCAGCGGTGTACTTGTGCCGTGCACGTTGATGTAATCAACCTCTTCTGGGGTGATTTTAGCATCCCGTAAGGCGTTGTTCATCACCAGAATTACGCCTTTACCCTCTGGGTGCGGAGCGGTCAGGTGATACGCGTCGGCCGACATTCCGCCACCGATGATCTCGGCGTAGATTTTGGCGCCGCGTGCCTGGGCATGTTCGAGTGCTTCGAGAATAAGCGCACCAGCACCTTCTCCCAACACGAAGCCGTCCCGTTCTTTATCGAAGGGGCGGGAAGCGGTTTCGGCAGAGTCATTGCGTTCTGACAGCGCTTTCAGGGCGTTAAAACCACCAATGCCTGCCTCCGTCACTGCCGCTTCCGAACCGCCCGTCACCATCACGTCGGCCATGCCGAGGCGGATGTAATTAAAGGAGTCGATAATGGAGTTAGACGACGAGGCGCAAGCCGAAACCGTCACGAAGTTGGGACCGCGGAAGCCATACTTCATCGAAATATGACCCGACGCGATGTCTGCAATCATTTTTGGAATGAAGAACGGATTGAAGCGCGGGGTTCCGTCGCCTTTGGCGAAGGCCACACACTCTTCCTGAAAGGTGCGCAGACCACCAATGCCCGATCCCCAGATGACCCCAATGCGGTCGTGGTCGATGGCGTCGGTAATGCCGGCATCGAGCACCGCCTGGTCGGCAGCTACTACAGCAAACTGCGAAAACAAGTCCAGTTTGCGGCCTTCCTTACGCTCGAAATGGTCCTCCGAGTTATACCCTTTTACTTCGCAGGCGAAGCGGGTCTTGAACTTACTGGCGTCGAAGCGCTGGATGGGGGCCGCACCGCTCACGCCGCGCGACAACCCGTCCCAATACTCAGCGACGGAATTGCCAATGGGGGTAAGAGCACCTAAGCCGGTTACAACGACTCTCCGAAGAGACATAAGCTAGCGGAAGAAGCGAAAAGAAGAACTACTAAAAAGCAAAACGGCCGGCGGCGGGCCGGCCGGTAAGCGAAAGCCGTGAAAAAGAGGCCGGAATTACTTGGCGTGCTCTTCGAGATAGCTGATCGCTTGACCTACGGTCGCGATGTTTTCAGCTTGATCATCGGGAATAGACACGTTGAATTCTTTTTCGAACTCCATAATCAGCTCGACAGTATCCAGCGAGTCAGCGCCCAGATCGTTTGTGAAGCTAGCCTCTGGAGTGACCTCCGAAGCTTCTACACCCAATTTATCGATGATAATGGCCTTTACTTTTTCTGCAATTTCAGACATTTCCGTGGGGGTTTGAGGAAAACTAGGCACAAATAACACTATCTTCCCTAACATTGTCAAACAAACCCACCCGAATCTTCAGGGTACAAGATTATGGCCGGGCCTGTTCCTTTCGGCTTTTGACGTGTGTACTTTTGCCCTTCTTTGCCTTCGTAGCTGCCTATGAAAATGCTGACGCTGGACGTTGAGTACGAGTGCGACTTCGATCTTTTCGGCGTGGTTTCATCGAGCCGGGAACACAAGCTAGCCTGGACGCTAAACCACGCGCTGCGCTTGCGACTGGTCAAACAACAAGATCTGATCTACGATTTGCTGGCCCGCGGCCGGCTCGTGATCAGCAACTATTTGCACACCACCGAAGCCATCACGCTGCGCTTGTTGCGTAACCGCTCGCTCGATCCGTCGATCTTGAAAAAGCCGTTTTTGGCTCCCGACATCAAGGAATATGATTACCTAATTCAGGTCAGCAACGGCACCGGGGCGCTGGCATCCGACGAAATATTGGATCGGCTGACTCGCCTGCCAGAGGTACAATACGCGTGTCAGTTCGACCCCAACTCCTTGAAATTCAAAGAAAATCTGCTCTTTTGAAGCATCAACTCAATTGCCCGGCTGCCGTCCTGAGCGCCGCGAAGAAGCTCATCATACGAGATAAGTATTTCATTATCAATGATATACACTCGTAGAGCTTTGTCGCCGTGCTGCCTTCAGGATGTCAGCCGTTTTTACTATTTGCTCACAACTCAAAAACTTCTTTCGTCATCTCATGGAATCTCTTCCTCATTTCAATAAAACTAAAATCGTAGCTACGGTCGGGCCCGCTTCAAATACCTATGACCGACTTTCTACCTTGGTTCGGGAAGGCGTGGACGTATTCCGGCTCAATTTTTCGCACGGTTCTTATGAAGATCACCTGCAGGTGATCAATGCGGTTCGCCGTCTTAACAAGGATTTGCGCACCCACGTGGGCTTGCTGCAAGACCTGCAAGGACCCAAAATCCGGTTGGGCGAAGTAGAAGGCGGCGCTGTCGAAATCAAGCCCGGCGACATCATCAAAATGGTGTGCGGCGAGAAAGAGATTAGCACAGCAACCCGCCTGAGCACCATCTACTTGGGCTTGGCCCGCGACGTAAAGCCCGGCGATGCTATTTTGATTGACGATGGCAAAATCGAGTTGCGCGTGCTCAGCACCGACCGCGAAACGGAAGTGGAGGCGGAAGTCATTTACGGCGGCACGGTAAAGCCGCGCAAAGGCATCAACCTGCCCAGCTCGGAAGTATCGGCACCGGCCATGACCGAGAAAGACATTGCCGACTTGCAATTTGGCCTTGAAAACGACGTGGAATGGGTAGCACTATCTTTTGCCCGCCGGGCCGAAGACATTCGCTTTATTAAAAAAATCATTGCCGAAAGCGGCAAGGAAACCCGGGTTGTGGCGAAAATCGAAACGCCCGAAGGCCTGAAAAACATTGACGAAATCATCGCCCTCACCGACGCAATCATGGTAGCGCGCGGCGACTTAGGCGTTGAGATCAAGGCCGAAGAAGTGCCGATGGCCCAGAAGCTTATCATCGAAAAATGTAACCGCGCTGGCAAGCCGGTAATTGTGGCCACGCAGATGATGGAAAGCATGATCACGAGCCCACGCCCCACCCGCGCCGAAACCAACGACGTGGCCAACGCCGTGCTCGACGGTGCCGATGCGGTGATGCTTTCAGCCGAAACTGCTGTTGGCTCCTACCCCACCGAAGTGATCCGCTCGATGGTAGCTACCATCCGCAGCGTGGAAACGGTGCGGGAAGACGTCTACAACCGACGCTTCCCCATCGACCCAGCCTCCGACTCGTTCATGGTCGACAGCGTACTGTCAGCAGCCTGTTCGCTGGCCCGCGACACCAATGCAAAAGTCATCACGGGCATGACGCACCGCGGCTATACGGCCTTCCAGCTTTCGAAGTATCGCCCGAAAGCCAACATCTTCATCTTCACAGACAACCGCCAGCTTCTCAACACGTTGAGCCTAGTATGGGGCGTGCGAGGATTCTACTACGACCGCTTCGTGAGTACCGATAACACCGTTTCGGACTTGAAGTATGTGCTGACCACGACCGGCAATTTGCAAAAGGGGGACGTATTCATCAACACAGCTTCGATGCCCATCAACGAGAAAGGCAAAGCCAATATGGTAAAAGTAAGTGTTGCATAAGTATTTGTCTATCAGATAATTACGTAGCTTCCAAAACAAAACCCCTTGCCGCAATCGTGGCAAGGGGTTTTGTTTTGGAAGCTACGTAAGCGCGCAACGCAAAAAGGCCTTGCGTGGACACGCAAGGCCTTTTCTATATAGAGCAGAAACGCTGGTTTGTTGCCGCTTAGGCAGCCAGCGAGTTCACGAACTTGGTCAGGCTCGACTTGTTGTTGGCTGCCTTGTTCTTGTGAATGATGTTTTTCTTGGCCAGACGGTCAAGCATCGACGTGACTTTCTTCAACAGCTCCTGAGCTTCAGTTTTGCTGGAAGAGGCACGGAGCTTTTTGATAGCCGTACGGGTAGATTTAGCTTGGTAACGGTTCAACACGCGCTTGGCTTCGTTGGAGCGGATGCGCTTGAGGGCCGACTTATGATTCGCCATGATGGAAAAGTTGACGTTCTGCTCGAATTCGTTTTCAATTGGGTTGGCAAAGGTAAGGCTTTGATTTGAAATAGCAAACACATACTGTCAATTTGACTTTCCGCTCATGAGCTGAGCATGGCCGTAACAACCCGTAAGTGTACCGCTGCGTTTCGGCTTTCTTCCAGCCTCTTATTGCCTATGAAGTACCTAACCCGAACCATCTGGCTGTTGTCGTTGGTGAGTTTATTCACTGATTTGGCCAGCGAGATGCTCTATCCGGTGATGCCTTTGTACCTAAAAAGCATCGGGTTTTCGGTGGTGCTAATCGGAATTCTGGAAGGCGTAGCGGAAGCAACGGCCGGCCTGAGCAAAGGCTACTTCGGGCAATGGTCGGATCGCATAGGGCGGCGTTTGCCTTTTGTACAATGGGGTTACGGGCTCAGCGCACTGTCTAAGCCCATGATGGCGGTACTTCAGTTGCCGTGGTGGGTATTTCTGGCGCGTACCACCGATCGGTTAGGCAAAGGCCTTCGGACGGGCGCACGAGACGCGCTACTCTCCGATGAGACCACGCCCGCCTTCAAAGGGCGTGTGTTCGGATTCCACCGGGCTATGGATACGCTGGGCGCGGTGTTAGGACCCACTGTGGCCTTGTTCTGGCTGGCAGCACGCCCCACCGATTACCACAACCTCTTTCTCTTGGCTTTTCTGCCCGGCGTGGCGGCCATATTCATCACGCTGCTGGTCAGGGAAAGGTCACGCGCTCCTTCTGGCAAGCCCATCCAGCCGTTTTGGGCATCCTTTAGCTACTGGCGGCGAGCTCCGATAAGTTACCGTAGGGTCGCCAGTGCCTTGTTACTGTTCGCCTTATTCAACAGTTCCGACGCCTTTCTGTTGCTGTTGGCTAAGCAGAGGGGGCTTTCGGATGCCACGGTTATTGGGCTGTATATTTTCTACAATCTCGTCTACGCTGCCGCGGCTTTTCCGGCCGGTCACCTCTCCGATCGGTTGGGGCCGCGCCGTACCCTAGCCACAGGCTTGGTGCTGTTTGCACTGGTATACGCCGGGGCCACATTGGCCAAAGACCCGCTGTTTTTTGGGTTTCTATTTGGGCTGTATGGCCTGTATGGTGCTGCCTCCGAAGGGGTTAGCAAGGCATGGCTTAGCAACCTTTGTGCCTCTACCGACACCGGAGCAGCCCTCGGCACTTATGCTGGGTTGAGCAGCTTAGCGGCCTTGGGAGCCAGCACGCTGGCTGGGTTTATCTGGTTTTGGGGTGGGCCGGCGCTTACCTTTGCGCTTTCTGGCGGAATCGCTTTGCTAGTGGCTCTTTATTTGGGTTTGGCCCAAACCGAACACTCAAAAGCTTAGCGTTTTACTTCACCAAAACGACATAAAATCGGGCATATCTTACTAGTATGCATGCCGAGCTTTCGTTATATTTAGATTCCGCCGGCTACTTAACTAGATTGATTCGTTATGCCGCTCGTCACTCACTCCCGCTATCAACCGCCGTTTTATTTATTCAACGGCCACGTACAAACTATTGTCCCGAGCATTCTGCGCTCCGTACCGGACGTTAGCTACCAGCGCGAACGGGTAGAAACCGAAGATGGGGATTTCCTGGATTTAGACTGGTCAAGACTCCCTAACCAACACACTGATACCTTGGCGATTGTATCACACGGTTTGGAAGGTGATGCCGGCCGGCCGTATGTACGCGGTATGGTGCGCGCGCTGAATCGGGCTGGCTTCGATGCCTTGGCTTGGAACTACCGCAGCTGCAGCGGCGAAATGAACCGCTTGTTGCGCACCTATCACCTCGGCGACACCGAAGACCTTGACTTTGTAGTACGTTATGCCTTGGGCAAAGCGCGCTATCGGCGGGTATACCTCACTGGGTTTAGCGCCGGAGGCAACGTGACGCTCAAGTACTTAGGTGAAAACCCCGATAAAGTCCCGCGTCAAGTCGAACGTGCTGCTGTGTTTTCGGTGCCTACCGATCTGAAGTCGAGTTCGCATTATATCTCGCGCTTCCAAAATCGGATTTACCTCAACCGATTTTTGAAATCGCTACGGGAAAAAATGCGGCAGAAAGCCGAGCTGCTGCCCGGCCAGATCAATTTGGCCGACATCGATCAGCTGCAGGACTTTCCGCAGTTCGACGACCGCTTTACGGCTCCTATGCACGGCTTTAAGTCAGCCGAAGAATACTACGAGTATTCCAGTTCGGGCCGGTATTTGAGCGGGATTCGCATCCCTACGCTTCTGGTAAACGCAGTCAATGATCCCTTCCTGCCGCCCTCTTGCTTTCCGCGCGAGGTGGCCGAGAAAAGCAACTATGTTTTCCTCGAAACGCCGCAGGAAGGCGGCCACGTCGGTTTTGCCGAAGGCTCGCCCGATGGCGAATATTACTCGGAGCGCAGAGCTATCGAGTTTCTTACGGCCCAAATCCCGGCTTAACGGTTGCGTTACTTCGGGATTTTCGGCAGTTTCTTATCGTTTCTTGGCTAAGCTATTCGGCACAAACACGACTTTTTTCGTTTCGAAGAACTCCTCCGTGAAATAATCGCTCAGGTTGTAAACCGTAGCCGGCAAGCCCGACTCGTCAATTTCTTCTGCCAGATCGCCGCCTTTCAAATAATACAGGCCTGTAGCCGCATCGACGCTGGGCTTATAGCGGTGCTCGATCCAGGTGTAAAACGTAGCCAAGCGCGCAACGGCGCGGCTCACTACATAATCGTATTTGGGCCGCAATTGCTCGGCGCGGGTTTGCTCGGCGGTCACGTTGTGCAGCTTCAGCGCATGCGCCATGTCCTGCACCGCCCTGATTTTCTTGCCGATGCTGTCGACCAAATGAAACTCGACTTCCGGGAATAATATGGCCAACGGCAAGCCTGGCAGTCCGCCCCCCGTGCCTACATCGAGCACCGAAGTACCCGGCGCAAACTGTACCACTTTGGCAATGCCCAGCGAATGCAAAAAATGGCGCTCGGCCAAGTTGTCGACGTCGGTGCGGGCAATGAGGTTGAGGCGCTCGTTCCAGCCGCGAAATTCCTGCGCTAGCAGTTGAAATTGCAGGCGCTGCTGGTCGGTAAGATCGGGGAAGTAGTGAAACAAGATGTCCATCGGAACAAAGGTATCGGATGTAGCCATACGGCTCCCATGCCGAAACCGCGGCATCTGTAAAAAGAAAATGCTCCGACTGGAAGCCGGAGCATTTTCTTTTATAACTATTTTATAATCAAATAGTTATATAATATGCTTTTTGTTCTTCACCATGTCATAGAGCAACTCGCGGGCGCGGTGCAGTTGGGCTTTCACGGTACCGAGCGGCGCTTTTAGCTCCTGCGCAATTTCTTCGTAGCTCAACTCATCGAAGTAGCGCAGCGTGACGAGGCGCTGGTATTTGTCGGGCAGCCGCGATACCACGTGCTGCATGATTTCGATTTTCTGATTTTTGATGGCTGACTCCTGCGGGTTCAAGTTTTGATCGCGGAAATCAATGGTGATCTCGTCGCCGTTGTCGATTTTGATGGCCGAATCAATCGACATGGTTTTGATTTTATTCTTGCGGATAAAATCGATGCAGTTGTTGGTGGCAATGCGGAAAAGCCACGTGCTAAATGCGTATTCGGGGTTGAATTTGTGCAGGTTACGGAAGGCCTTGGCAAAGGCTTCGATCGTGAGATCTTCGGCGTCGTCGGGGTTGCGGACCATCTTGAGGACCACGTGGTATACCGGCTTTTTGTAGATCTGCATCAGCTCGGCATAGGCTTTTTCATCGCCTTGTTCCACAGCTGCCCGAATCAGCTTGAAATCATGCTTGGCTTTGGCAGAAAACTGTTTTTGAATTTCCTGATTGTTTACTTCCATCGGAGGTTACGGTAGAGGAACAGCGAAATTCCCAGAGCGAGATAGTAAAAAAAATAAACAGCGTCGAGGACAGGCAGCAGAACTATCGGCAGCCGGTCATGAAGGCGGCGGCCAACTTGGGAATAAGTAAAGCAAAGGATGCTGGTGCGCACGAACCACACTGCGGCCAAAGGTACCCAATCAGGGCGGGAAAATAGTAGTCCAAGCGTTGTGAAATAAAAAAGCAGATTAGTACCAATAAAGTTTCCTATTCGGAATTGATCGGCCAAACGATAGCGGCGGCCGGCCGACAGGTGGCGTCGTTTCTGATGCCACCAAGCGCTCCAAGTAGAAGCCGGTTTGCTAAGCGTGTGCGCGGCCGGCTCCGCGACTACCGTCACCCGCATCCCGTGCTGCACGGCGTCCTGCACCAGCAGGTCGTCGTCGCCTCCGAGGCTGCGAATGTGAGAAGCAAAGCCTTTGGTTGTCCGGAAACAACGGAGGGAATACGCCATGTTTCGGCCCACTCCCATATAAGGTTTTCCTCGCCACGCGAACGACAAATACTGTGCTCCGGTGAGTAGGGTTTCAAAACGGACGAGCTTATTTAAAAACCCAGATTCAGGCGCATAAGCCGAGTACCCGATCACCAAGTCGGCGGGGCGGGCAAAGCCGCGTTGCATCAGCCTGATCCACTGATTGGTAGCCGGAATGCAGTCGGCGTCGGTGAACAACATTTGCTCGTAACGCGCCGATTTGATGCCCAGCGTCAGCGCATATTTTTTTGGCGACAAGCCCAGCGGAGTCGTACTCACAGTTACCAGCTGCACGTTGGGAAAGTACTGGGCGAGCTGCTGCGCGTAGAGATACGTGTCGTCGTCTGAGCGGTCGTCGACCAAGACGATTTCAAATCCCACCGGATACTCTTGCTGCAAGAGCAAAGGCAGCAGGCGCCGTAGGTTGTCAAGTTCGTTGTGCGCGCACACCAACACCGACACGGGTTCGGCCGCGCCGGCGTTGTCCTCGGGCTCGGTGGGCCGATTGGCGAATGGCAAAAAATAATAGGCCGCGTAGTACAGCTGCACCAGCACGCAGGCCAGCAACAGCCACAGGGCCGGAGAAAAAGAAAGAAGCAACACGGGGTATCCGGATAAGCCGGCAAAAATAGGTATTCATCAGCAGCAAACGGCGCCAAGGGGTTACCTTTGCGGTTTGTAATTGTGACTGAATGACCTTCGATCTCGTAGCCCAAGATTCCCAGACCAAAGCCCGCGTCGGCGTGGTCACCACGGCGCACGGCGCCATCCAGACGCCGATTTTTATGCCGGTCGGCACAGTGGGCACGGTGAAAGCCGTGCAGCAGCGCGACTTAGTTAACGATGTACAGGCCCAAATTATTCTGGGCAATACCTATCACCTCTACCTGCGCCCCGGCCTCGATATTTTGCGCCAGGCAGGCGGCTTGCATAAATTCAACGGCTGGGATCGGCCCATCCTGACCGACAGCGGTGGCTACCAAGTGTACTCGCTTAGCGGCACGCGCAAAATCAAAGAGGAAGGCGTCAAATTCCGCTCCC
This window encodes:
- a CDS encoding MFS transporter, with the protein product MKYLTRTIWLLSLVSLFTDLASEMLYPVMPLYLKSIGFSVVLIGILEGVAEATAGLSKGYFGQWSDRIGRRLPFVQWGYGLSALSKPMMAVLQLPWWVFLARTTDRLGKGLRTGARDALLSDETTPAFKGRVFGFHRAMDTLGAVLGPTVALFWLAARPTDYHNLFLLAFLPGVAAIFITLLVRERSRAPSGKPIQPFWASFSYWRRAPISYRRVASALLLFALFNSSDAFLLLLAKQRGLSDATVIGLYIFYNLVYAAAAFPAGHLSDRLGPRRTLATGLVLFALVYAGATLAKDPLFFGFLFGLYGLYGAASEGVSKAWLSNLCASTDTGAALGTYAGLSSLAALGASTLAGFIWFWGGPALTFALSGGIALLVALYLGLAQTEHSKA
- a CDS encoding YheT family hydrolase — encoded protein: MPLVTHSRYQPPFYLFNGHVQTIVPSILRSVPDVSYQRERVETEDGDFLDLDWSRLPNQHTDTLAIVSHGLEGDAGRPYVRGMVRALNRAGFDALAWNYRSCSGEMNRLLRTYHLGDTEDLDFVVRYALGKARYRRVYLTGFSAGGNVTLKYLGENPDKVPRQVERAAVFSVPTDLKSSSHYISRFQNRIYLNRFLKSLREKMRQKAELLPGQINLADIDQLQDFPQFDDRFTAPMHGFKSAEEYYEYSSSGRYLSGIRIPTLLVNAVNDPFLPPSCFPREVAEKSNYVFLETPQEGGHVGFAEGSPDGEYYSERRAIEFLTAQIPA
- the rsmG gene encoding 16S rRNA (guanine(527)-N(7))-methyltransferase RsmG, which encodes MDILFHYFPDLTDQQRLQFQLLAQEFRGWNERLNLIARTDVDNLAERHFLHSLGIAKVVQFAPGTSVLDVGTGGGLPGLPLAILFPEVEFHLVDSIGKKIRAVQDMAHALKLHNVTAEQTRAEQLRPKYDYVVSRAVARLATFYTWIEHRYKPSVDAATGLYYLKGGDLAEEIDESGLPATVYNLSDYFTEEFFETKKVVFVPNSLAKKR
- a CDS encoding RNA polymerase sigma factor, whose translation is MEVNNQEIQKQFSAKAKHDFKLIRAAVEQGDEKAYAELMQIYKKPVYHVVLKMVRNPDDAEDLTIEAFAKAFRNLHKFNPEYAFSTWLFRIATNNCIDFIRKNKIKTMSIDSAIKIDNGDEITIDFRDQNLNPQESAIKNQKIEIMQHVVSRLPDKYQRLVTLRYFDELSYEEIAQELKAPLGTVKAQLHRARELLYDMVKNKKHII
- a CDS encoding glycosyltransferase codes for the protein MLLLSFSPALWLLLACVLVQLYYAAYYFLPFANRPTEPEDNAGAAEPVSVLVCAHNELDNLRRLLPLLLQQEYPVGFEIVLVDDRSDDDTYLYAQQLAQYFPNVQLVTVSTTPLGLSPKKYALTLGIKSARYEQMLFTDADCIPATNQWIRLMQRGFARPADLVIGYSAYAPESGFLNKLVRFETLLTGAQYLSFAWRGKPYMGVGRNMAYSLRCFRTTKGFASHIRSLGGDDDLLVQDAVQHGMRVTVVAEPAAHTLSKPASTWSAWWHQKRRHLSAGRRYRLADQFRIGNFIGTNLLFYFTTLGLLFSRPDWVPLAAVWFVRTSILCFTYSQVGRRLHDRLPIVLLPVLDAVYFFYYLALGISLFLYRNLRWK